From the Simplicispira suum genome, the window GCCGGTGTCCTCTGCCAGCGCAATGAATTCAAGCGGTGAGACGACGGAGCGCTGCGGATGCTGCCAGCGCACCAGCGCCTCCACGCCCACCATGGCGCCCGCCTGATTCACCTGGGGCTGGTAGTGCAGGATGAATTCCTGCTGCTGCAGCGCGATGCGCAATTCCTTTTCCAGCGCCACGCGTTCGGCCAGCACCGACTGCATCTGCGGGTCGAAGAAGCACAAGGCATTGCGCCCGGACGCCTTGGCGCGGTACATCGCCAGGTCGGCCTGCTTGAGCAGTTCTTCCACAGAACCCAGGGGCTCGCCAAACAGCGTCACCCCAATGCTGGGCGTGTTGTGGTGCACGCTGTCCTGCAGCACATAGGGCTCGTTAAGGGCGAGCAGGATGGCAGTGCCCACCGCTTCGGCCTGCTTGACGGTCTGCAGGGTGTCCTGGCTCAGGCCCTCGAGCATGACGACAAATTCATCGCCTCCGAGCCGGGCCACGGTATCTCCTTCGCGCACGCAGCCGATCAGGCGCTGGGCCACCTGCTGTAGCAGCAGGTCTCCAACGTAGTGGCCGCGCGTGTCGTTGAGGCCCTTGAAATCATCGAGGTCGATGAAAAACAGCGCCCCCCCGCGCTGGTTGCGCATGCTGACGATCAGGGCATGCTCCAGGCGGTCCAGCAGCAAGCGCCGGTTGGGCAGGCCCGTCAGCGGGTCCGAAAACGCAAGCAACTGGATGCGCTCTTCGTTCTGCTTCTGGCGTGTGATGTCCGAGAACGTGGCGACGTAGTGTGTCGGCTGGCCCGGCGGCGCGTCCACCGTCGTGATGGACAGCCATTGGGGGTAGATTTCACCCGCTTTGCGCCGGTTCCATACCTCGCCTTGCCAGCGGCCGTAGCGTGTGATGGCTTCCCACATGTCGGTGTAGAACTTGCGATCATGGCGCCCCGATTGAAGCATGCGGGGGTTCTGGCCAATCGCTTCTTCGCGGTCGTAGCCGGTGATGGTGCAGAAGGCCCGGTTGACGGCAATGATGGTGCCATCGCGTTCGGTAATGGTCACTCCCTCGGCGATGTTGTCGAAGACCGTGGCCGCCTGGCGCAAGTCATTTTCCATGCGCGTGCGTTCGGTGATGTCGAGCATGACACCGACCAGCCCGCCCACGCTGCCGTCAGGGAGGGTGAACGTGGCTTTGTGGAAGATGACCTGGCGCAGCTGCCCATCGGCATGGCGGACCTCGCTTTCGTAGATTTGTTTTCCGCGCTGCGCCAGAAGCTCACGGTCCGCGCTCAGGTACCTGTCGGCCAGCGGCTGGGTGGCAATGCCAAGGGGTGTTTTTCCAATGAAGTCTGCCGCAGGTTTTCCGATGAAGGACTCGAAGGCGCTGTTGCAACCCAGATAGCGAAGTTGAGCGTCCTTGTAAAACAGCGGGCTGGGAATGGCCTCGATCAGCTGGTGCATGAAGCTCAGCTGCCGCGACAACTCCTCGGTGCGCGCCTGAACGCGCTCTTCCATTGCCACGTTGGCTTGCTGCAGTGCGTTGCTGCGCTCCTCAAGCAGCTGCTGGTCGTGCCGCCGTTCCGTCACGTCCTGTACGGTTTCGATCGCGCCTGTCAGCTGGCCCTGCGCATCGTGCAGCGGGGCGGCCGTAATGTGCAGCCAGCGCCCGTTCTCTCCCACGTCGGGCAGAAACAGCTCGGCCTCCAGCGCGCCTGCGATCAGGCTCGAGTGGCGGAAGCCGGGGCAATGGGCAGCAAGCACATCGTCCTCAGCCTGGTCCACCAGCAGGCTGGCTAGGGTAGGCCGGGGGCTTTCGTACCAGCCGCGCCAGGCCTCGTCGTGGCCCAGCATGGTGGCGGCGTCCATACCCGTCAGGGCGGTGCAGGCACGGTTCCAGTGGGTGATGCGGTGCCGAGCGTCGATGACAAAGGTGGCCAGCGGGCTGCCATCGACAATCTGCGCGAGCTGGCGTTCCCGCTCGCGAATCGCCAGTTCCGCACGCCGAAGTTCGGTGATGTTGCTGCCGATACCGTGGTAGCCCACGAAGTGCCTTTGGTCGTCAAACCGGGGGCCACCGCTGACCGAAAAATATTGGGTACTGCCGTCTTCCGCATCGATTTCGTATTCAAAGTGGCGGAACGATTCGCGCCGCTCGTGAAAGGCAAGATGCTCTGCCAACTGCTCGGCTGAAATTCCTTGAATCGGCAAGTCCCAGCGCCGCTTGCCCAGGAAGTAGCTGGGATCGCGGCGCAATTTTTCCGTCGAGTTTCCGAAAAAACGGGTAAAACGAAATTCCGTGTCCTGTTCCCAGAACCAGTCGGACGATAGATTGGAAAAATCCGTCAGTGTGCGGGTGCGCAGTTTGACCTGGCGCTCCGCGCTTTCGTAGGCCGCGCGCAATGCGGTGTCGGCCCGGTGTCGTTCGGTGACATCGGTGTAAGTGGAAACCAGGCTGCCATCGGGCAGCGGCCTGTCGACAACGGCCAGGACGGTGCCCTGGGGATTCACATGCTCGAAGGCGCTGGGTTGGCCCGCGCGCACCCGTGCCACCCTGCGGAACACCAGGGACTGCAGTTCTGCCGGGGAATGGCCCGTGCTTTCTGCGTAGCGCTGCAATATCTCTTCCAGCGGCTGGCCAAAGTGAACCGCAGTTTCGGGAACGCCGATCAGTTCCAAAAACCGCCGGTTCCACACGACCAGTTGCAAACGACTGTCGAACAGCGTGATGCCCTGGTCAATGTGGTTGACGGCGTCATGCAGGCGGCTGAGACTGAATGCCATGGCCTGGCTGGCATGGCCCAGCAAGTCGGTCAGCCGGGTATTTGGGGTACTGCGGCCCAGCGCTTGTCCGGTGGTGGGAGGTGCGGGCGCAGAGGATGCAGCGGCTTCCCTTCGCACCTGCAGCAGCGATGTCACGCAAAAGCGCACGACCCGCGCCAGAGGTCGCACCACCTGCAGCGGCCCGGCAATAGCGAAGCAGGCCACTCGCTGACCACCCAGGTCGATACCCATATTGATGCCCTCGCGCACGGTCGCCGAGCGGGCGGCTTCCTCCGGTGTGACGCTGTATTCTTCCAGCGCCCCTTGCATGATGCGCAGCGCCACCTCGTGCGTGTGGCCGATACGCTCGCGCTCGCTCGACGCCACGATTCGCCCGGCGTCACCCATGAAGCTGCAGACCAAACCCAACTCCGCGTGAAGTACATCACACAGGTCCTGACCAAAAGGTATGTCGAACGGCGTGGGCATGGCGTATTGTGCTGGCAGGATGGCACGACGCCGGGGTACTTGCAAGGGGTTGCAAGCGCAGCCGCGTGCCTTCGTGAGCATGGCACCATCGGTGTTTGCCAGCGCGTAAGCGCGGCTATTTTTGCTCGCTTTGTCGTTGCGCTGAGGAGACCAGGGTGAATATCAGAATCGCAGTGTGGGGCCTTGCGCTGTTGGCCGCGAGCGCGCAGGCTTTGCAAACCAGCCGCTTCTCGCCGCAGGGCGAAGTGGCCAGCGTGCGCCAGGTGGTGGCGCGCTTTGATGCTCCGGCGGTGCAGTTTGGCGACCCGAAGGCCCCCGCTCCCTTTGCCATCACCTGCAGCGATGCGGCGGCCAGCCAGGGGTCGGGGCGGTGGATCAGCGAGCGCGAATGGGTGTTTGATTTTGCCCAGCACCTGCCGCCCGGCGTGCGCTGCACTGCACAAGCCAATTCAGAGCTTAAATCGCCCTCTGGCGCAGAGTGGAAGGGCGCTAAAAGCTATGAATTCAATAGCGGCGGTCCCCTGGTGGAGTTGGTGCGCCCACGCACCTGGCAGGAGTTGGACGAAGAGCAGTATTTCGTCCTGCAGTTCAGCGGCCCGGCCACGCTGGCAAGTGTGAAAGCCAGTGTCTGGTGCAGCATGGAAGGCGTGGGTGAGCGCATTCCGGTGCGCCTGATCGAAGGCGCGCAGCGCGAAGAATTGCTCAAGGCACTGCGCCTGGACAAAGAAGCTGCCAAAGCGCCGCTTGCCGTTGCTACGCTGGCCTGCAACCGGCGCCTGACGGCTGGCAGCAAGCTGCAATTGGTGGTGGGCAAGGGCCTCTCCACGCCCAGTGGCGTGGTCACCAAGGTAGAAAAGCGTTTTGGCTACACGGTGCGTGAGGCGTTCACTGCCGAGCTGCGCTGCGAGCGCGAGAACGCGCAGGCCGCCTGCCTGCCGATTCGCCCAATGACGGTGGCGTTCAGCGCGCCGGTGCC encodes:
- a CDS encoding EAL domain-containing protein codes for the protein MPTPFDIPFGQDLCDVLHAELGLVCSFMGDAGRIVASSERERIGHTHEVALRIMQGALEEYSVTPEEAARSATVREGINMGIDLGGQRVACFAIAGPLQVVRPLARVVRFCVTSLLQVRREAAASSAPAPPTTGQALGRSTPNTRLTDLLGHASQAMAFSLSRLHDAVNHIDQGITLFDSRLQLVVWNRRFLELIGVPETAVHFGQPLEEILQRYAESTGHSPAELQSLVFRRVARVRAGQPSAFEHVNPQGTVLAVVDRPLPDGSLVSTYTDVTERHRADTALRAAYESAERQVKLRTRTLTDFSNLSSDWFWEQDTEFRFTRFFGNSTEKLRRDPSYFLGKRRWDLPIQGISAEQLAEHLAFHERRESFRHFEYEIDAEDGSTQYFSVSGGPRFDDQRHFVGYHGIGSNITELRRAELAIRERERQLAQIVDGSPLATFVIDARHRITHWNRACTALTGMDAATMLGHDEAWRGWYESPRPTLASLLVDQAEDDVLAAHCPGFRHSSLIAGALEAELFLPDVGENGRWLHITAAPLHDAQGQLTGAIETVQDVTERRHDQQLLEERSNALQQANVAMEERVQARTEELSRQLSFMHQLIEAIPSPLFYKDAQLRYLGCNSAFESFIGKPAADFIGKTPLGIATQPLADRYLSADRELLAQRGKQIYESEVRHADGQLRQVIFHKATFTLPDGSVGGLVGVMLDITERTRMENDLRQAATVFDNIAEGVTITERDGTIIAVNRAFCTITGYDREEAIGQNPRMLQSGRHDRKFYTDMWEAITRYGRWQGEVWNRRKAGEIYPQWLSITTVDAPPGQPTHYVATFSDITRQKQNEERIQLLAFSDPLTGLPNRRLLLDRLEHALIVSMRNQRGGALFFIDLDDFKGLNDTRGHYVGDLLLQQVAQRLIGCVREGDTVARLGGDEFVVMLEGLSQDTLQTVKQAEAVGTAILLALNEPYVLQDSVHHNTPSIGVTLFGEPLGSVEELLKQADLAMYRAKASGRNALCFFDPQMQSVLAERVALEKELRIALQQQEFILHYQPQVNQAGAMVGVEALVRWQHPQRSVVSPLEFIALAEDTGLILPLGRWVLETACRQLAAWAQRPDRQHLTMAVNVSARQFHHADFVEQVLAVLQETSANPRRLKLELTESLLITNIEEVIAKMSALKARGVCFSLDDFGTGYSSLGYLKRLPLDQLKIDQGFVSHVLTDANDAAIARMIVALSESLGLEVIAEGVEQAEQRDFLARQGCQAYQGYFFSRPLAIQALEEYADSSQAAAFAEIGEGI